The genomic window TATAGTCAAACCAATCACCTCCACTGTCACATATTTTTTTGCTCTCTGTTTCTCCACAAGTGAAACTTTAAATGCTTCTTACTCTCCTCATTGAAGTGTATTGGCATGTTATATACGAATCTCTCTTATAATTTGCTTAtagatatttgctcaagaaaaaaaaaattgcttataGATATCGAAGTCTTCATTGTGTTCCTGATACGAATTTGCATGCTATATAAGAATTTCTCTCTTCATTGTGTGCCTTCTTTGCCTTTCCACGTAGTTTTAAATGGTTGCAGttagtttaattataaatcatTATTGTAATTTGTTAACTAAATAACAGTAATTATAAATACGAAGATAATTGCAAAATGGTATAATTACTAATTACCCTGAAAGCTaaacaataattttgtttaGAAGTCTTATCATTTTGGATGATATGgtatatttgataattttaaaaataaattgtaaatctTTAAATAGTAATGTGTTAGGTTCAAGttagttttataaatgatagtgaaattgtgttaaaaaaataatagtgaaAATCAactttttcattatttaaactaaatatattataaatatatttataagagggtgacaaaaaacaatatatttataagaaaatttaaaacatcaaaaaaaatattcataatttatGTGTTGAAActctaaataatttattttaatttaatttaatttattataataataaagagaaaaacaaccgtaaaaatatgtaaaagaactacataactaaaaatgaaaattttattattagttagaTAAACATATtgtttctaaataataaaaaaaacaatagtaaatgtatattaatatcattttatCTGTGACTAAACgaaatattatataacatacttatatcattaaatatgttctatatttttttagttactTGCGTGCCCGTTTAAATGaagataaaaattataaatccgTTTAACTAAAGTGATATTCCAGCAAAACAAGTCTTGTGTTTATAGTCCTTTTAACTAATGATGATGCCGTTAACCTAATTCATATTATATCCTGTGGGGTCCAGCTGCTGTCTGCGAGAGATTCCTAGCGCGTGACATCACTTTCCAAAACACGGCAGGTCCGTCGAACACCAAGTGGTGGCTCTCCGTGTCGGTTCTgacttctccttttttttttttaatatttaccaaCGCTTGTCTTACAAAACGATCACTGTGTGTTACACACGAGTTTGAGAGAAAAATAAGATAGATGTTAAATTTTACTTTAGATAGTTCCAAAAATGATGTAACTTATctgaaataatttttattattgaaaTTCGGTGTTTATGTTACATCAAatgattgatctttatatagagatcaAATCATTAGGCTAAGAGACACACCTCTTAACATGAAGAGTTACAACTCTTTGTGTAATAACATAATAACTAACTTATGTAAATGTATCAAGGAGATTAGATTATAGTTTAACACTCCTCCTTAATCATATCTCAACTTGACTCCAAGCTGCTTCCTTAATCTTCAAACCTTGAACCGTCCAATGGTACTTCAGTTCAATGATTTCTTTCTGCTCAGCTTCCCTCACGAAATGGTACTTGATctctatgtgctttgtccttCTGTGTTGCACCAGATTCTTCTCAATTGCTATGCTGATTTGCTGTCACATAAGATCGGAATGCCTCCTTCAAACTTCTGACCAAAGTCTTCAAATAGTCTTTGTAACCACACTGCTTGATTTGTTGCTGCACACACGGTTATGTACTCTACTTCAGCTGTTGATTGCGCCACTGTTTGTTGCTTGCTTGATTGCCAACACATGGTTGATCCAAGAGTAAACACATAACCTGAAGTGCTTTTCTTGCTTCCTTAGAACCACCCCAATCGCTGTCCGTGTAACCTACAAGTCTTGGTTCTTTCACGCTTGTGAAGTACACTCCAAAGTTTGATGTTCCTTTGACATATCTTAACACCCTCTTGGCTTCTTGATAGTGCTTCATGCGAGGTGATGACATGTATCTTGAGAGATATGGCTTGCATACATCACATCAGGTCTTGATGCACACAAGTACAAAAGCCCTCCAACGATGTTTCTATACTTAGTTGGATCTCCATACTCCTTGTCATCTTCAACTCCTTTTCCTTGTGGTGTAAGTGGGTTGCTTACACTCTTGCGGTCTCGCTCCCCAAATTTGTCTGCAAGTTTGTTTGCATACTTTTCTTGTGAAAGAAATATGCCTCCATCGTCTTGAATTACTTCCATTCCAAGAAAGTAGTTCAACAATCCAAGATCcaccatctcgaattctttcttcatGTTCTCCTTGAATGTGTTGATGCTCTGGATGTTGCTTCCTGTGATGATTATATCATTCACATATAGACTCACGATCAACACATCACCACCTTGCTTCATGATGTATAAAGCCGCATCATTCATACTTCTCTTAAAACTGTTTTGAAGAAAGTATGAATCTATCCTTCCATACCATTCCCTTGGGGcttgctttaaaccatataaagtTTTTGTACCTTAACACTTGTGTTCCTTCCCGTGTGTCACATAGCCAGGTGGTTGTGTGACATACACTTCTTCCTTGAGATCGCCATTGAGAAAGGCtgacttcacatccatctgataCAATCGCTACTTCATCTGAGCCGCATAGGCAATGGCTCGTAttgtatcatgtcttgagacagGAGCAAACGTCTCAAGGTAGTCAACTAGAATACTCTTGAgagaaccctcttgcaactagccgcCTTGTGCTTGATGTGATTGTCGTTTGCATCGGTCTTGATCTTGTAGATCCACTTCACACTTatcacattcttcttctttggcttgTCCACTAGTTTCCACGTCTTGTTCTTCTCAATCATGGCATCTCCTCATTCATCGCTTCTCTCCATTCCTTGGTACCACCACACGCTTCATCATAAGTGTATGGTTATTCATTTGCATGAAGACAAGCTTCTATAGCTTGAGCCGCTTCATCTCCACTACTATATCATGATCATCATTTTGAAAAGAACATGACTGAAAGTACCTCCGAATTGTTCCTCAGGACTGGATGAACCTTGGTTTGTTCCTCAGGACTGGATGTACTCGGTTTGTTCCTCAGGACTGGATGTAAATTCGGTTTGTTCCTCAGGCGAGTGAGTGTTTTCCATAGACAACTCCAATGTCTTCCTCACTCTTCTGCCTTTTCCTTCCCACTTCTTGCTTTCTTCTTCAAACTCGACATCTCTTGATACTTCAATCTTCTCATTCTCCAAGATGAGAACTCTATAGCCTTTGGATTGGTTGCTATATCCAACAAAGACTCCACGCTTTGCCTTGACGTCTAGCTTCCTCCTCTTTGATCTGGGACATGTATGTAGCATATGCTACCAAACATTCTCATGTGTGACACATCTGGCTTGTGTCCACACACTTCTCTATAGGAGTGACATCTTCCTCTATTGCCTTTGAGGGCAGACGGTTTTGAAGATATGAGGCAGTGTATACCGCTTCTGTCCATAACTTGAGCGGTAAGTCTTGCTCTGCCAACATCGATCTAACCATCTCCACCAAGTCCTATTCATGCGCTCCGCtgcaccattttgttgtggtgaatAAGGCAATGTGACTTGATTATtgattccttcttcttcacagaaCTGGTTGAATTCTCGTGAAGTGAACTCACCACCTCCATCTGATCTCAGTGTCTTGATGGTACAATCCGATTGCTTCTCCACCACTGTTTGAACTTCTTGAACAGTGAGAATGTCTCTGACTTTTACTTCATGAAGTATACCCAACACATGTGCGTATGATCATCCAAGAATAGCAAAAATTATCGGCTTCCATCAACGGATTGATGCTGCATCGGCCCACATACATCAGTATGTACAATCTCA from Brassica napus cultivar Da-Ae chromosome C1 unlocalized genomic scaffold, Da-Ae chrC01_Random_15, whole genome shotgun sequence includes these protein-coding regions:
- the LOC125594606 gene encoding uncharacterized mitochondrial protein AtMg00810-like produces the protein MIEKNKTWKLVDKPKKKNVISVKWIYKIKTDANDNHIKHKAASCKRVLSRQAPREWYGRIDSYFLQNSFKRSMNDAALYIMKQGGDVLIVSLYVNDIIITGSNIQSINTFKENMKKEFEMVDLGLLNYFLGMEVIQDDGGIFLSQEKYANKLADKFGERDRKSVSNPLTPQGKGVEDDKEYGDPTKYRNIVGGLLYMSSPRMKHYQEAKRVLRYVKGTSNFGVYFTSVKEPRLVGYTDSDWGGSKEARKALQQISIAIEKNLVQHRRTKHIEIKYHFVREAEQKEIIELKYHWTVQGLKIKEAAWSQVEI